A window of Aurantibacillus circumpalustris genomic DNA:
TTACTTCCACGTACAAAAACAATTTTTTTATTTGAGTCTTTGAATTTTTCGAGTAGACAATTTTCTAAAATTGTTCTTTGTGGTTCAACTCCCGAAAGCAAAATTAAATAGTCGTATTTTTCAGAATTACTATTTGAAGTTTGAAAATTCGTAAGGGCACTTTGTGGACCAATGTATTTTACAGGAGTTTTAATTCGGCTTGAATCGCTTAACTCACCTGATAACCGAAGTTTTGGATCTTCAAAATCTGGTACCCACACTTCGTTAAATTTGTGAATGTAGTTTCTGTTTATGTTGTTAGCAATCGACGAGAAAAAAGGTGTTTTTACATTTAATTGGTGGGTAATAAAAATGGAATGCACGAATGGATGTGATAAACCAAAACGGTTGTCACTTATTATAAGATCAATTTTATAACGGTCAACAATTTTTTCAAGTTGTTTTTTCTCTTCACGAATTGTTCGCTTAATTTTTGGCCATTGAAGAAGTAATTTTATCCAAAGAGGAAGACGTTTTGAATACGCTATTTTATAAGAAGGCACTTCTACTTTTTGAAGTTTTGGAAAATACCGATCGAAAAAAAAAGAAGTTAGTGGTGTTGTTCCAATAATAACAGTGTTGTTTTTAGATAGATCTTCAATAAGCCGTACGCATCTACTGGCGTGACCTAAGCCCCAATCGATCGGAGAAATAAATATGGTTTTACTTACAAACAAAAACACTTATCCAAGGTATGAATAATTTGTGGCATTATTTATCGGCAAATTTGTAGACTATGCAATAAGAAAACGCAAAAAATCAGTTTAAATTCCAAACTACCGAAAGTCCGGTTCTATTATTTTGAAAAAAAGGCAATATGGTAACATCATTTTGTTTTTTGTTTTTGTGTAAAAAAGGAACAAAATATCCCACCAAAGAACCAACGGCGGCACCCACTAAAACATCAGTAGGAAAGTGTGCGCCTGATCTGTAACGCATAAACCCAACAGTACTTGCTGCAAGCAAAGAGCCGCCCCACACAAAAGGTTTATACTTTGAATTGGGGTAATAACTAGAATAGACTGTTGAGAAAAAAACCGCGGAGGAAAAAGCTAATGTGGTATGCCCGGAAAAAAAAGAACGTTTTGCTTCGGCGGTCAATTTTTCTTCTAACGGCGCTTTATTACCATAGACAAATGGACGAACACGTTTCACACCTCCTTTGCCATAGGATGGCAAAAATACACCGAGAATCATGGTCTCAATATACATGACACTAATGATTCCAAATTCATTTCGCGATTTTTTTCCTGCTAATAATAAAGCGGGCGAAGCAATGCAGGTTACCAACGCGACGTCACTTATCCTTGCGTTGCTTTGCGAATAAAAATTGATAGCGCTTCGGTCTAAAAAATTTAGGTTGTTTTTATTTAACCTGCTGAGATCGTATTGCGTTAACGGCGTTACCTCATCATCCACAGCGGAGGCTGTAATACCAACAATAAAGCCTGTTGCAAACAAAATACTTTC
This region includes:
- a CDS encoding phosphatase PAP2 family protein; this encodes MKKKIIFTFVLPFAYFFKTATAQFPYKLSWGKESILFATGFIVGITASAVDDEVTPLTQYDLSRLNKNNLNFLDRSAINFYSQSNARISDVALVTCIASPALLLAGKKSRNEFGIISVMYIETMILGVFLPSYGKGGVKRVRPFVYGNKAPLEEKLTAEAKRSFFSGHTTLAFSSAVFFSTVYSSYYPNSKYKPFVWGGSLLAASTVGFMRYRSGAHFPTDVLVGAAVGSLVGYFVPFLHKNKKQNDVTILPFFQNNRTGLSVVWNLN
- a CDS encoding glycosyltransferase; translated protein: MFVSKTIFISPIDWGLGHASRCVRLIEDLSKNNTVIIGTTPLTSFFFDRYFPKLQKVEVPSYKIAYSKRLPLWIKLLLQWPKIKRTIREEKKQLEKIVDRYKIDLIISDNRFGLSHPFVHSIFITHQLNVKTPFFSSIANNINRNYIHKFNEVWVPDFEDPKLRLSGELSDSSRIKTPVKYIGPQSALTNFQTSNSNSEKYDYLILLSGVEPQRTILENCLLEKFKDSNKKIVFVRGSNSKITNKSTNIRLINFCFGEKLQSLIVNSETVICRSGYSTLMDLYLLNKKNIILIPTPGQTEQEYLADYFEKKFKCKKVLQREITEDLHQVF